The window ATGTTCCTGATGACCCGCTCCGCGAAGAAGAAGCAGCAGGCTGCAGCGCAGATGCGCGACCAGATGACGCCCGGCACCGGGGTCCGCACCATCGGCGGCATGTACGCCACGGTGAAGGAGATCGGTGACGACACGGTCACCCTCGAGGTGTCTCCCGGCGTCCACGCGATCTTCGCGAAGAACGCCATCGGCGCCGTTCTCGAGGACGCGGAGTACAACCGCATCGTCCACGGCATCAGCGACGACGTGACGACCGACACGCCGGTCGTCCCGGACGACGCCTCCTCCCTCACCGAGGCTCCGAAGGCGGACCTCACCAAGGACGAGGACGAGGCTCCCAAGCTCGACCTGGGCAAGAAGGACGAGCCCAAGGGCGACGACGAGCCCAAGGACGGCAAGACCGACGGCGAGGCCGGCGCGAAGTAGCGCGCGACCGGGGATCGTGCAGGCGCCGGACCGGCTGCCTTCGCGATCCCCGTCAGTGACACTTCTGCGGGGGGCAGGGGTCCCCACCACACATTTCTTGGCCGTCCGCGCGCTGACCCGGCGCGGGGCGGTTGGACAGGGAGAAACGACAAGGTGGCAGCACCGAAGAAGGGCCGGCGGCCCACGGGGGCTCAGGGGAGGCCGGGGCGTGCCCTGGCAATCATCCTGATCGCGATGGTGGCGCTCACCGCGGGGATGTTCCTCTCCAAGCAGACGACTCCCCGGCTGGGCATCGACCTCGCCGGCGGTACGAGCATCACGCTCAAGGCGAAGAGCGAGCCCGGCAAAGAGAGCGCCGTCAACGAGACCAACATGAACACGGCGGTCGGCATCATCGACCGCCGCGTCAACGGTCTCGGCGTGTCGGAGGCCGAGGTCCAGACCCAGGGCCGCGACCACATCATCGTGAACATCCCCAAGGGGACGAACGAGCAGCAGGCGCGCGAGCAGGTCGGCACCACCGCCCAGCTCTACTTCCGCCCGGTCATCGCGTTCGCGGACGGCACCCCCGTCGCCCCCGAGGGCAGCCCGAGCCCGAGCCCCTCCGCGAGCGGCTCCGGTGCCCCCAAGGCCGAGGACGGCAACAAGGCCAGTCCGTCCGCCACCCCGTCGTCCAGCGCCACTTCCCAGGGCCGTGCGCTCAGCGAGGCCCTCAAGGCCCCGAACGCCCCCACTCCCTCGCCCTCGGCGAGCGAGTCGAAGAAGGCAGACGACACCAAGGCTCCGTCGCCGTCCGCCACCCCCGAGGCCCCCGCGGCCGACCCGGCCGCCGCGGACCTGCAGGCCAAGTTCGCCGCGCTCGACTGCACGGACGAGAAGCAGCGCGCCGCCGTCAAGAACACCAAGCCCCAGGAGCCGACCCTGGCCTGTGGCCAGCGCGGCGACGCGTGGGGCAAGTGGCTGCTCGGCCCGGCCGCGGTCGAGGGCAAGGACGTCAAGACCGCCAAGGGCATCATCGACACCCAGGCGGGCGCCTGGATCGTCACGATGGACTTCAACGACCGCGGCTCCGACGCCTTCGCCAAGGTCACCGGCGAGCTCGCGGCCAAGCAGTCCCCGCAGAACCAGTTCGCCATCGTGCTCGACGGCGACGTCATCTCCGACCCGTCGGTCAGCGGAGCGATCACGGGCGGCAGCGCCC of the Streptomyces sp. NBC_01294 genome contains:
- the secD gene encoding protein translocase subunit SecD: MAAPKKGRRPTGAQGRPGRALAIILIAMVALTAGMFLSKQTTPRLGIDLAGGTSITLKAKSEPGKESAVNETNMNTAVGIIDRRVNGLGVSEAEVQTQGRDHIIVNIPKGTNEQQAREQVGTTAQLYFRPVIAFADGTPVAPEGSPSPSPSASGSGAPKAEDGNKASPSATPSSSATSQGRALSEALKAPNAPTPSPSASESKKADDTKAPSPSATPEAPAADPAAADLQAKFAALDCTDEKQRAAVKNTKPQEPTLACGQRGDAWGKWLLGPAAVEGKDVKTAKGIIDTQAGAWIVTMDFNDRGSDAFAKVTGELAAKQSPQNQFAIVLDGDVISDPSVSGAITGGSAQISGGFTQQSAQDLGNILSYGALPLSFSEDSVTTVTAALGGEQLRAGLIAGAIGLLLVVIYLLVYYRGLAFVAILSLLVSAILTYTIMSLLGKGIGFALNLPAVCGAIVAIGITADSFIVYFERIRDEIREGRTLRPAVERAWPRARRTILVSDFVSFLAAAVLFIVTVGKVQGFAFTLGLTTLLDVVVVFLFTKPIMTLLARTKFFAGGHPWSGLDPKRLGVKPPLRRGRRTGAVPAPVDVKEA
- the yajC gene encoding preprotein translocase subunit YajC — protein: MNLVTLLPFIVLIGAMFLMTRSAKKKQQAAAQMRDQMTPGTGVRTIGGMYATVKEIGDDTVTLEVSPGVHAIFAKNAIGAVLEDAEYNRIVHGISDDVTTDTPVVPDDASSLTEAPKADLTKDEDEAPKLDLGKKDEPKGDDEPKDGKTDGEAGAK